The Lichenihabitans psoromatis genomic interval TCCGGCCGTGGATGGGGTCGGCTCCTTCATCGGTGGCGGCCGTGGCTCGGGCAATCAGGGCAGCTTGTTCATCAGCCTGAAACCGGTTGACCAGCGGGAGCCGATCACCGAGGTGATCGACCGCCTGCGCCGCAAGGTCGCCCATGTCGCTGGCATCTCGTTGTTCATGGTGCCGGTGCAGGATCTTCGGGCTGGCGCTCGCCAAGGCAAGGCACAATATCAATTCACGCTTTGGGACAGCAATCTCGCCGAACTGGTCGAGTGGCAACCCAAGGTCTTGGCTCGGATGAAGCAGGTGCCCGGCCTTGTCGACGTGTCGACCGATCGCGAGCAGGGCGGCCTCCAGGTCGATGTCGTGATCGATCGGCTCAAAGCCGCCCGCCTCGGTGTGCAGATGCAGGCGATCGACAACGCCCTGAACAACGCGTTTGGCGAGCGGCAGATCTCGACCATCTACACTCAGCGCAATCAATATCGCGTGGTTCTGGAGGTCGCGCTCCGCAATCAACGTGATCCGATCGACATCACGAAAATCTATGTGCCGGGGACCCGCCCCGTTTCGGGGGGGCTGAACGCCTCCGGCACGACCGCGATCGCGGCTGTCAGCGATGGCCAGCAAGGCGCGACCGCCGAGGTGCCGCTGACCGCCTTCGCGCATCTCGAGCGCAGTGCGGCGGCCCTCGTGGTCAATCACCAGGGCTCGTTCCCCTCGATCACCATCTCGTATAATCTCACGCCGGGTGCGAGCCTCGACGCCAGCACGGCGGCGGTGTTGCAGGCGGTGGCCGAGATGCATCTGCCAGACGGGCTGCATGCCGAATTTGCGGGCGACGCGCAATTATTCCAGCAGAGCGGCGGCGGGCAGGGGATGCTGATCCTGGCGGCCTTATTCGCCATGTATATCATCCTGGGCGTTCTCTACGAGAGCCTGATCCACCCGATCACCATCATCTCAACGCTCCCCTCCGCCGGCCTCGGCGCACTGGTGGCCCTCAACGCCGTCGGCATGGAACTCACGCTCATCGCCTTCGTGGGCATCATCCTGCTGATCGGCATCGTCAAAAAGAACGGCATCATGCTGGTGGATTTCGCCATCGGGGCCGAACGGGCCCGGTCGCTGACGCCCGAGGTCGCAATCTACGAAGCCTGCCTCGAACGGTTTCGGCCCATCCTCATGACGACGCTCGCGGCGCTGCTCGGGGCGCTGCCGCTGGCGCTCGGCACGGGGGTCGGGGCGGAACTCCGGCGCCCGCTCGGCGTCACCATCGTGGGTGGTCTGATCCTCAGCCAGGTGCTGACGCTTTATACTACGCCCGCCATGTATGTGGTGCTCAGCCGATTGCGGGCGCGGTGGATGCAGTTGCGGCGCAAGGCGGCTCCCGCGCCGATGCCGCTTCCCGCGCCGGGAGAATAGTGCGGCATCCCGCCATATCACAAATTCGACATAGGCTTGTCGTCTCCACGCTAGACGCTTGCGCGCCGGACCATCACAAAGACGGCACGTGCCCCCCGGAGCCTTGTCGACGTGCGATTTTCGCTGCTGAACCTGATCCGCCAAAGCTTCGACGCCAACCGGGGCTGGCCGGAGCAGTGGCGCTCGCCCGAACCGAAAGCGTCCTATGACGCGATCATCATCGGGGGTGGCGGCCATGGCCTCGCCACCGCCTACTATATGGCGGCCGAGCATGGCATGACCAATATCGCGGTGGTCGAAAAGGGTTGGCTGGGTGGTGGCAACACCGGCCGCAACACCACGATCATCCGCTCCAACTATCTCTGGGAAGAGAGCGAGGCGCTCTACAACCGCGCCATGAACCTGTGGCAGGATCTGTCGCATGTGCTGAACTACAATGTCATGTATTCGCCGCGCGGCGTCATGATGCTGGCTCACAACACGCATGACGTGCAGGTGTTCAAGCGGCATGTCCATGCCAACCGCCTCGCCGGCATCGACAACGAATGGTTGAGCCCGGAGGAGGCGCAGGCGTTCTGCCCCATCCTCAACATCTCGCATAACCTGCGCTACCCGATCGTCGGCGCAAGCCTGCAGCGTCGGGGCGGTGTCGCGCGGCACGACGCGGTCGCCTGGGGCTATGCCCGCGCAGCCTCGGCGCTCGGGGTCGATATTTTGCAGAAATGCGAGGTTACGGCGATCCGGCGTGATGCGACCGGCGCCATCAGCGGCATCGACACGACGCGCGGACCGATCGCGACCAAGCGGCTCGGTGTCGTCGCGGCGGGAAACACCAGCGCCGTGATGCAGATGGCCGACGTGCGGCTGCCGCTGGAGAGCTATCCGCTCCAGGCGCTCGTGTCTGAGCCGATCAAGCCGATCATGCCCTGTGTGGTCATGTCGAACACGATCCACGCCTACATGTCGCAATCCGACAAGGGCGAGTTGGTGATCGGGGCCGGCACGGACGCCTACACGTCCTACAGCCAGACCGGCGGTCTGCATATCGCGACCCATACGCTGGATGCGATCTGCGAGCTGTTTCCGACCGTGCGTCGCCTTCGCATGTTGCGGAACTGGGGCGGCATCGTCGACGTCACGCCCGACCGATCCCCCATCATCGGCAAGACGCCGGTGCCTGGGCTGTTCGTCAATTGCGGGTGGGGAACCGGCGGCTTCAAAGCGACGCCCGGATCCGGCAACGTCTTCGCGCATCAGGTCGCGACGGGCGAGCCGCATCCCATCAACGCGCCTTTCTCGCTCGACCGGTTCACGACGGGTCGGCTCATCGACGAAGCGGCCGCTGCCGCGGTGGCTCACTGATATGCTCCTCATTCCCTGCCCATATTGCGGCCCGCGTCCGGAACTCGAATTTAAACATGGCGGTGAGGCTCATGTGGTCCGCGACCCGAGCGTCGCCTTGGACGCAGACTGGGGCGCGTTCCTCTACACGCGCAGCAACACCAAGGGCGTGATCGCCGAGCGCTGGCGGCATGCATCCGGCTGCGGGCGCTTCTTCAACTGCCTGCGCGACACCATGAGCGACATGATCCTGACGACCTACAAGGTCGGCGAGCCGCGTCCCGACCTGTCGGCGACGGATGAAGCGTCATTGCCGGGTGAACAATATCCGGCGGCGGAGTCGACCCAATGAGCGCGCCATACCGCACGCCGACCGGAGGACGGATTGACCGCCGTGCGGCGCGCCGCTTCTGGTTCGATGGACGCAGCTTTGAGGGATTAGAGGGCGACACGCTCGCCTCGGCCTTGCTGAGCCACGGGATCCACTTCGTTGGCCGTTCGTTTAAATATCACCGCCCGCGCGGTTTTCTTGCGGCTGGATCCGAGGAGCCGAACGCGCTCGCGGTCATCGATCGGGGCACCGGCCGCGAGACCCCGAACCTCCGCATGACGCAGGTCGAGCTCTACGAGGGTCTTGAGGCACGCAGCCAGAACCATTGGCCCTCGTTGTTCTATGACGTCGGCGCCATCAATGGCATGCTGGCCCCGATCTTCGCGGCGGGTTTCTATTATAAGACCTTCATGGGGCCCCGCTTCATGCGGGGGCCGGGCGTCTGGACCAAGCTGTTCGAGCCCGCGATCCGCCGCGCCGCCGGTCTCGGGCCGGCCCCGACCGCGCCTGACCCCGACATCTATGCTGGCCGTTTCGCGCATTGCGACGTGTTGGTGGTCGGCGCCGGACCGGCCGGCCTTGCAGCGACGCTCGCCGCGGCGCGAGCGGGCAAACGCGTGATTCTCTGCGACGAGGGGAGTGAATTCGGCGGCTCGCTTCTGTCCGAGCCTCACCTCACAATCGACGGACAGCCTGCGGCGGATTGGCTGCTTGCAGCCCTGGCCAACCTCGGCGCGATGGCAAACGTGACGCTGCTGCCCCGCACCCAGGCATTCGGCTATTACGGCCATAACCTCGTGGCTTTGACCGAGCGGCTGACCGACCATCTCGCCTCAAACGATCGTCCCACCCCGCGCGAGCGGATGTGGCAGGTCCGGGCCAAGGAGGTCGTGCTCGCGACCGGAGCGATCGAGCGGCCGCTGGTCTTCCCCGGAAACGATCGTCCAGGCGTGATGCTGGCCGGTTCGGCCCGCGTGTTCCTCAACCGCTATGGCGTGAAGGTCGGCCATCGCGTCTTGGTCGCGACGGCGCATGACAGCGCTTATCGTGCAGCGCTCGATCTCAGGGCTGCCGGCGCCGAGATCGCCGCGATCCTCGATCTGCGCCAGCACCCGAGCGGGCCGCTCGTCGCCGAGGCGGAAGCTGTCGGCATTCGTATTCTGCGCGGCGCGACCGTCACGGGCACCAAGGGCTATTGGCGCGTCAGCGAGGCAACGGTTGGTCACGTCTCCGGCGAGTATGTGACGGACCTCGAGACCATCGCATGCGACGCGCTGCTCATGAGTGGCGGCTGGACGCCGTCGATCCATCTTTTCTCGCAATCGCGCGGCGTCGTTGCCTTCGACGAGGCGAGTGGCATGTTCCTGCCCGATAAAGCCGTCCAGGCGCAGCGCTCCGTCGGGGGCTGCCGTGGCGTATTCGGTATCGCGGACGCCCTGTCGGACGGCGATGCGACGGGCCGCCCCTTCACGGTGCTGGGCGACGATCAGCATGGCCCTGGCGGGTTCATCGGGGCTTTGCCGCAGACCGGCGATGGCGCGCGCGCCAAGGCGTTCGTCGATTTCCAGAATGACGTGACCGCCAAGGACATCAAGCTCGCGACGCGCGAGGGCTTCCGCTCGATCGAGCATATCAAGCGATACACCACGACCGGCATGGCGACCGATCAGGGCAAAACATCGAACCTCAATGCGCTGGCGATCGCCGCAAAGGCCCTCAACGAACCCGTGCCGGCGGTGGGACTGACGACCTTCCGCCAGCCGTTTACGCCTGTGACCTTCGGCAGTTTCGCCGGCATGTCGCGCGGACAATTGTTCGATCCGATTCGCAAGACGCCGATCCATGACTGGGCGGTGGCGCGCGGCGCGCGGTTCGAGGATGTCGCGCTGTGGAAGCGGGCCCATTATTTCCCCGAGGCGGGTGAGGACATGCATGCGGCGGTGGCGCGGGAATGTCGCCGCACGCGGGAGAGCGCCGGCCTGTTCGACGCCTCGACTCTCGGCAAGATCGAGGTGGTTGGGCCCGATGCGGCCGAGTTCCTTAATCGGCTCTATCCGAATGCTTGGCTCAAGCTCGGTGTCGGCCGCTGCCGCTATGGATTGATGCTGAACGAAGCCGGGTTCGTGATGGATGACGGCGTCGTTGGGCGACTGTCGCAGGACCGTTTCCACGTGACGACCACAACCGGGGGCGCACCTCGCGTGCTGGCCCATATGGAGGATTATCTCCAGACCGAGTTTCCCGATCTCAAGGTCTGGTTGACGTCCACCACAGATCAATGGGCCGTCATCGCGGTGCAGGGTCCCCGCGCGCGCGACATTCTCGCGCCGCTGATCGAGGATGTGGATCTGGCGCCTGCCGCCATGCCGCATATGGCGATCCGCGAGGGTCACATCGGTGGCGTACCGATGCGGCTGTTCCGGGTGAGTTTCACGGGCGAACTCGGCTTCGAGGTGAATGTGCCGGCCGATTACGGCCGCGCCGTCTGGGAGGCGATCTGGGCCGAGGCGAAGCGCTACGACGCCGTCGCCTATGGCACGGAGGCGATGCATGTCTTGCGCGCCGAAAAGGGCTACATCATCGTCGGGCAGGAGACGGACGGCACAGCGACGCCGGACGATGTCGGGCTTGGCGGCATGATCTCGGCCAGCAAGCCCGATTTCGTCGGTAAACGGTCTCTGGCTCGCCCCTTCCTGATGGAGGCGGGGCGCAAGCAATTGGTCGGTCTGCTCACGCTCGATCCAACCGTGGTGCTGGACGAGGGCGCCCAAGTGGTTCCCGTATCCGACGCGCCCATCGGCACGCATGCGATCGGCAACGTCACATCATCCTACGCAAGCGCGGTTTTGGGCCGATCGATCGCGATCGCGATGGTCGAAGGTGGTCGCGCTCGGCTTGGCGAGACGATCTATATTCCAATGGCGAGTGGTTCGATCGTGGCCAAAGTCACGACGCCGGTCTTCTACGATCCGCAAGGAGAACGCCTGAATGGTTGAGGCGGCCAAAATCCTCGAGCGCGTCAGCCCACTCGCCGACCAAAAGACCGTGTCGTTCGGCTTGCTTCCTCCCATGACGCGACTGTCGGCGCGTGGGGGTGCCGAGGCGGCCCTGCGTTTCAGCCGCGCCTTTGGAACCTCATTGTCGGCGGATGCACTCAAGGCCACCCAGGCCGGCGATCGTGCGGCGCTCTGGCTCGGGCCGGACGAATGGCTCCTGATTGCACCGCTGGACGACAGGCTCGCGGGCAGCATTGAAGGCGGCCTCGCTGGCGAACCAGGCTGCATCGTCGATATTTCGCACCGGCAAGTCGGCATCGAGGTGACCGGCACCGCCGCCACCGAGGTCCTGAACGCGGGATGTCCG includes:
- a CDS encoding sarcosine oxidase subunit beta family protein — its product is MRFSLLNLIRQSFDANRGWPEQWRSPEPKASYDAIIIGGGGHGLATAYYMAAEHGMTNIAVVEKGWLGGGNTGRNTTIIRSNYLWEESEALYNRAMNLWQDLSHVLNYNVMYSPRGVMMLAHNTHDVQVFKRHVHANRLAGIDNEWLSPEEAQAFCPILNISHNLRYPIVGASLQRRGGVARHDAVAWGYARAASALGVDILQKCEVTAIRRDATGAISGIDTTRGPIATKRLGVVAAGNTSAVMQMADVRLPLESYPLQALVSEPIKPIMPCVVMSNTIHAYMSQSDKGELVIGAGTDAYTSYSQTGGLHIATHTLDAICELFPTVRRLRMLRNWGGIVDVTPDRSPIIGKTPVPGLFVNCGWGTGGFKATPGSGNVFAHQVATGEPHPINAPFSLDRFTTGRLIDEAAAAAVAH
- a CDS encoding sarcosine oxidase subunit delta: MLLIPCPYCGPRPELEFKHGGEAHVVRDPSVALDADWGAFLYTRSNTKGVIAERWRHASGCGRFFNCLRDTMSDMILTTYKVGEPRPDLSATDEASLPGEQYPAAESTQ
- a CDS encoding sarcosine oxidase subunit alpha family protein; this encodes MSAPYRTPTGGRIDRRAARRFWFDGRSFEGLEGDTLASALLSHGIHFVGRSFKYHRPRGFLAAGSEEPNALAVIDRGTGRETPNLRMTQVELYEGLEARSQNHWPSLFYDVGAINGMLAPIFAAGFYYKTFMGPRFMRGPGVWTKLFEPAIRRAAGLGPAPTAPDPDIYAGRFAHCDVLVVGAGPAGLAATLAAARAGKRVILCDEGSEFGGSLLSEPHLTIDGQPAADWLLAALANLGAMANVTLLPRTQAFGYYGHNLVALTERLTDHLASNDRPTPRERMWQVRAKEVVLATGAIERPLVFPGNDRPGVMLAGSARVFLNRYGVKVGHRVLVATAHDSAYRAALDLRAAGAEIAAILDLRQHPSGPLVAEAEAVGIRILRGATVTGTKGYWRVSEATVGHVSGEYVTDLETIACDALLMSGGWTPSIHLFSQSRGVVAFDEASGMFLPDKAVQAQRSVGGCRGVFGIADALSDGDATGRPFTVLGDDQHGPGGFIGALPQTGDGARAKAFVDFQNDVTAKDIKLATREGFRSIEHIKRYTTTGMATDQGKTSNLNALAIAAKALNEPVPAVGLTTFRQPFTPVTFGSFAGMSRGQLFDPIRKTPIHDWAVARGARFEDVALWKRAHYFPEAGEDMHAAVARECRRTRESAGLFDASTLGKIEVVGPDAAEFLNRLYPNAWLKLGVGRCRYGLMLNEAGFVMDDGVVGRLSQDRFHVTTTTGGAPRVLAHMEDYLQTEFPDLKVWLTSTTDQWAVIAVQGPRARDILAPLIEDVDLAPAAMPHMAIREGHIGGVPMRLFRVSFTGELGFEVNVPADYGRAVWEAIWAEAKRYDAVAYGTEAMHVLRAEKGYIIVGQETDGTATPDDVGLGGMISASKPDFVGKRSLARPFLMEAGRKQLVGLLTLDPTVVLDEGAQVVPVSDAPIGTHAIGNVTSSYASAVLGRSIAIAMVEGGRARLGETIYIPMASGSIVAKVTTPVFYDPQGERLNG
- a CDS encoding sarcosine oxidase subunit gamma, which translates into the protein MVEAAKILERVSPLADQKTVSFGLLPPMTRLSARGGAEAALRFSRAFGTSLSADALKATQAGDRAALWLGPDEWLLIAPLDDRLAGSIEGGLAGEPGCIVDISHRQVGIEVTGTAATEVLNAGCPLDLDLAAFPVGMCTRTVLAKADVVLWRLAPDHFRLECWRSFAPYCFDFLKQAADDCGC